The Paraburkholderia sp. ZP32-5 genome includes a window with the following:
- a CDS encoding Tim44 domain-containing protein, which translates to MSDSDLLSTRKVKGALARRIGLIAMVGLLMAGTLASLDAEARRMGGGRSIGRQSNSLQQQRQTPPPSQPAQNSQTTQQQRAQPAPTPAAPATSPNRNRWLGPIAGLAAGLGIAALLSHFGLGEAFAGMFANVIVIALIAMIVIWLIRRFTGRKRNATQPAYAGTAPSLNTSGTGYAQEPRYSAPPTGSYLEPQGNPLTTPSVGATPSVPAGFDSEAFLRNAKVYFVRLQAAWDVGNIEDIREFTTPQMFAEVRVDLASRGTQQNQTDVVQLNAELLGVEERANEYFASVRFSGLIREEPGAAAEPFVEVWNLSKANRPGEGWLLAGIQQVEQH; encoded by the coding sequence ATGTCCGATTCAGATTTGTTATCTACTCGTAAGGTTAAGGGGGCGCTGGCGAGAAGAATCGGGCTGATCGCAATGGTCGGTCTGCTGATGGCCGGCACACTCGCTTCTCTCGACGCCGAAGCCCGCCGCATGGGCGGTGGCCGCAGCATCGGCCGTCAATCGAATAGCCTGCAGCAGCAACGTCAGACGCCGCCGCCGTCGCAACCGGCGCAAAACAGTCAAACCACGCAGCAGCAACGCGCGCAGCCGGCGCCCACGCCGGCCGCGCCGGCCACATCGCCGAACCGTAATCGCTGGCTTGGGCCGATTGCCGGTCTTGCCGCGGGTCTGGGCATCGCTGCGCTGCTGTCGCATTTCGGGCTCGGCGAAGCGTTCGCCGGCATGTTCGCCAATGTGATCGTGATCGCGTTGATCGCGATGATCGTGATCTGGCTGATTCGCCGCTTCACCGGCCGCAAGCGCAATGCGACGCAGCCCGCGTATGCCGGCACGGCGCCGTCGCTCAATACGAGCGGCACTGGCTATGCGCAGGAACCGCGCTACAGCGCGCCGCCCACCGGCTCGTATCTCGAACCGCAAGGCAATCCGCTCACCACGCCGTCGGTCGGTGCGACGCCGTCGGTGCCGGCTGGCTTCGATTCGGAAGCGTTCCTGCGCAACGCGAAGGTGTACTTCGTGCGTTTGCAGGCCGCGTGGGACGTCGGCAACATCGAGGACATCCGCGAATTCACGACGCCGCAAATGTTCGCCGAAGTGCGCGTCGACCTGGCCTCGCGCGGCACGCAGCAGAATCAGACCGATGTCGTGCAGCTGAACGCCGAACTGCTCGGCGTCGAGGAACGCGCGAACGAATACTTCGCGAGCGTGCGCTTCTCCGGCTTGATTCGCGAAGAGCCGGGCGCGGCGGCGGAGCCGTTCGTCGAGGTCTGGAATCTGTCGAAGGCGAATCGTCCCGGCGAAGGCTGGTTGCTCGCCGGCATCCAGCAGGTGGAGCAGCACTAA
- a CDS encoding ubiquinone biosynthesis accessory factor UbiJ yields MTLAAKPFAAAVNHLLARESWARERLVPYAGKTARLSCPPVVVALLVQPDGYLGTIGEAEAAQFDVTISVPSDALPAFVQGGQAAVMKHVKIEGDAEFATVIAKLAEHLRWEPEEDLAKLIGDGPAWRIASVVRSVGEHVQRTGRNLLDTAAEYLLDENPQLVRRTALADFNVELARARDALARVEKRIERLEQKVEARGAHAPGGAATSRGTR; encoded by the coding sequence ATGACCCTTGCCGCCAAGCCCTTCGCTGCTGCTGTCAATCATCTGCTCGCCCGCGAATCGTGGGCACGTGAGCGCCTCGTCCCTTACGCGGGCAAGACCGCCCGTCTGTCATGTCCACCGGTTGTCGTCGCGCTGCTCGTGCAGCCGGACGGTTATCTCGGCACAATCGGCGAAGCCGAAGCGGCTCAGTTCGACGTGACGATTTCGGTGCCGTCCGATGCGCTGCCGGCTTTCGTGCAAGGCGGCCAGGCCGCCGTGATGAAGCATGTGAAGATCGAAGGCGACGCCGAGTTCGCGACCGTGATCGCGAAGCTTGCCGAGCATTTGCGCTGGGAGCCGGAGGAAGATCTCGCGAAGCTGATCGGCGACGGGCCGGCATGGCGCATCGCGTCGGTCGTGCGCTCGGTCGGCGAGCATGTGCAGCGCACTGGCCGTAATCTGCTCGATACCGCCGCTGAGTATCTGCTCGACGAGAATCCGCAACTGGTGCGCCGTACCGCGCTCGCGGACTTCAACGTCGAGCTGGCCCGCGCGCGCGATGCGCTGGCGCGTGTGGAGAAGCGCATTGAGCGTCTCGAACAGAAGGTCGAAGCCCGCGGCGCGCATGCGCCGGGTGGCGCCGCCACGTCGCGCGGCACGCGCTAG
- the ubiB gene encoding ubiquinone biosynthesis regulatory protein kinase UbiB encodes MRFLRFLKIFFTVIRFGLDEMMLSRINDRRVRLLLRITTLGRKFDAPPGVRLRLALESLGPIFVKFGQVLSTRRDLLPVDIANELAKLQDQVPPFDSAVAIALVEKSLGAPVDVLFDDFERVPVASASIAQVHFAKVKAGQHAGKAVAVKVLRPNMLPVIDSDLALLRDIAVWAERLWADGKRLKPREVVAEFDKYLHDELDLMREAANGSQLRRNFQGLDLLLVPEMYWEFCTPTVLVMERMVGVPISQVDTLRAAGVDIPKLAREGVEIFFTQVFRDGFFHADMHPGNIQVSLDPAHFGRYIALDFGIIGALSDFDKNYLAQNFLAFFKRDYHRVATLHLESGWVPPNTRVEELESAIRAVCEPYFDRALKDISLGQVLMRLFSTSRRFNVEIQPQLVLLQKTMLNVEGLGRSLDPELDLWKTAKPYLERWMNEQIGLRGWYERLKIEAPQWSKTLPQLPRLVHHMLAERHHPAGGANDDVIRQILLEQKRTNRLLQGLLLFGVAVGVGAVLARAFLALAYGG; translated from the coding sequence ATGCGTTTTCTGCGTTTTCTCAAGATATTTTTTACCGTCATCCGCTTCGGCCTCGACGAAATGATGCTGAGCCGGATCAACGACCGGCGCGTGCGTCTGTTGCTGCGCATTACCACGCTCGGCCGCAAGTTCGACGCGCCGCCGGGTGTGCGTCTGCGGCTCGCGCTCGAAAGCCTCGGGCCGATTTTCGTCAAGTTCGGCCAGGTGTTGTCTACACGGCGCGATCTGTTGCCAGTCGACATCGCCAACGAACTCGCGAAGCTGCAGGACCAGGTGCCGCCGTTCGATTCGGCGGTCGCGATCGCGCTCGTCGAGAAATCACTTGGCGCACCGGTCGACGTGCTGTTTGACGATTTCGAGCGGGTGCCGGTCGCGAGCGCGTCGATCGCGCAGGTTCACTTCGCGAAGGTGAAGGCCGGCCAGCACGCGGGCAAAGCCGTCGCGGTGAAGGTGCTGCGCCCGAACATGCTGCCGGTGATCGACTCCGACCTCGCGCTGCTACGCGACATTGCCGTGTGGGCCGAGCGCCTGTGGGCCGACGGCAAGCGTCTGAAGCCGCGCGAGGTGGTCGCCGAATTCGACAAATACCTGCACGACGAACTCGACCTGATGCGCGAGGCGGCCAACGGCAGCCAGCTGCGGCGCAACTTCCAGGGGCTCGATCTGCTGCTCGTGCCGGAGATGTACTGGGAGTTCTGCACGCCGACGGTGCTGGTGATGGAGCGCATGGTCGGCGTGCCGATCAGCCAGGTCGATACGCTGCGCGCGGCCGGCGTCGACATTCCGAAGCTCGCGCGCGAAGGCGTCGAAATTTTCTTCACGCAGGTGTTCCGCGACGGCTTTTTCCATGCGGACATGCACCCCGGCAATATCCAGGTGAGCCTCGATCCGGCGCACTTCGGCCGCTATATCGCGCTCGACTTCGGCATCATCGGTGCGCTGTCTGATTTCGATAAAAACTACCTCGCGCAGAACTTCCTCGCCTTTTTCAAGCGTGACTACCATCGCGTCGCGACGCTGCATCTTGAGTCAGGCTGGGTGCCGCCGAACACGCGCGTCGAGGAACTCGAAAGCGCGATCCGCGCGGTCTGCGAGCCGTATTTCGATCGCGCGCTGAAAGACATTTCGCTCGGCCAGGTGCTGATGCGCCTGTTCTCGACGTCGCGCCGCTTCAACGTCGAAATCCAGCCGCAACTCGTGCTGCTGCAAAAGACCATGCTGAACGTCGAAGGTCTGGGCCGCTCGCTCGATCCGGAGCTGGATCTGTGGAAGACGGCGAAGCCTTACCTCGAACGCTGGATGAACGAACAGATCGGCCTGCGCGGCTGGTATGAACGCTTGAAGATCGAGGCGCCGCAGTGGAGCAAGACGCTGCCGCAGTTGCCGCGCCTCGTCCATCACATGCTTGCCGAGCGTCATCATCCGGCCGGCGGCGCGAACGACGATGTGATTCGCCAGATTCTGCTGGAGCAAAAGCGCACTAACCGTCTGCTGCAAGGCCTGCTGCTGTTCGGCGTGGCGGTCGGCGTCGGCGCGGTGCTTGCGCGAGCGTTTCTTGCGCTTGCTTATGGCGGCTGA
- a CDS encoding methyltransferase domain-containing protein: MSDPTQPSIPAFASRDPNSPEFWNERFERRYTPWDQAGVPSAFRAFAERHRDAAVLIPGCGSAYEAAWLAQQGTPVRAIDFSPAAVTAARAQLGAQHAQLVEQADFFTYEPPFTPTWIYERAFFCALPLARRGDYAQRMVELLPPGALLAGFFFFGATPKGPPFGVERGELDALLTPYFELIEDEAVADSIAVFTGRERWLTWQRRA; this comes from the coding sequence ATGAGCGATCCGACCCAACCCTCCATACCTGCTTTCGCGAGCCGCGACCCGAATTCACCCGAGTTCTGGAACGAACGCTTCGAGCGCCGCTACACGCCATGGGATCAGGCCGGCGTGCCGTCCGCGTTTCGCGCCTTCGCTGAACGACACCGCGACGCCGCGGTGCTGATTCCGGGCTGCGGCAGCGCATACGAAGCGGCGTGGCTCGCGCAGCAGGGCACGCCGGTCCGCGCGATCGACTTTTCGCCGGCTGCCGTCACGGCGGCGCGCGCACAGTTGGGCGCCCAGCACGCGCAACTGGTCGAGCAGGCGGATTTCTTCACTTATGAGCCGCCGTTCACGCCCACGTGGATTTATGAGCGAGCGTTTTTCTGCGCGCTGCCGCTAGCGCGCCGCGGCGACTACGCGCAGCGGATGGTCGAACTGTTGCCGCCCGGCGCGTTGCTCGCGGGCTTCTTTTTTTTCGGCGCGACGCCGAAGGGGCCGCCGTTTGGTGTCGAACGCGGTGAACTCGATGCGCTTTTGACGCCGTACTTCGAGCTGATCGAAGACGAGGCAGTGGCCGATTCGATCGCCGTCTTCACAGGACGTGAGCGCTGGCTCACCTGGCAGCGCCGCGCGTAA
- a CDS encoding FmdB family zinc ribbon protein, whose product MPIYAYRCGSCGFGKDVLQKMSDPQLTQCPECGKDTFSKQLTAAGFQLKGSGWYVTDFRGGSGGASAPATSEAKSEAAPAAAPATAAVPAATPAAPAATADTSGSGSA is encoded by the coding sequence ATGCCGATCTACGCTTATCGTTGCGGGTCATGCGGTTTCGGGAAGGACGTGCTCCAGAAGATGAGCGACCCCCAGTTGACGCAGTGTCCCGAATGCGGAAAAGACACCTTTAGCAAGCAGCTCACCGCCGCCGGCTTCCAGTTGAAAGGCTCCGGCTGGTACGTGACCGATTTCCGCGGCGGCAGCGGTGGCGCGAGCGCCCCGGCCACATCGGAAGCGAAATCCGAAGCGGCGCCGGCCGCTGCGCCGGCTACCGCGGCCGTGCCGGCGGCCACACCCGCTGCTCCGGCCGCCACGGCGGATACGAGCGGTTCCGGCAGCGCCTAG
- a CDS encoding DUF502 domain-containing protein encodes MTTKKTTLKSVFLTGLLVLVPLAITLWVLGLIIGTMDQTLLLLPSSWQPERAIGYRLPGLGAVLTLAFIFVVGLLTQNFIGQKLVKWWELLVAHIPVVGPLYTSVKQVSDTLLSSSGNAFRKALLIEYPRRGSYTIAFLTGIPGGDVVNHLKEDYVSVYVPTTPNPTSGFFLMVPKSEVIELDMTVDAALKYIVSMGVVAPASPTPAPVRRTTVEPPL; translated from the coding sequence ATGACGACGAAAAAGACGACGCTCAAATCGGTGTTTCTGACCGGCCTGCTGGTGCTGGTGCCTTTGGCCATCACACTGTGGGTGCTCGGTCTGATCATCGGCACGATGGACCAGACGCTTTTGCTGCTGCCCAGCTCCTGGCAGCCGGAACGCGCAATCGGCTACCGTCTGCCGGGTCTCGGCGCGGTGCTCACCCTCGCGTTCATCTTCGTCGTCGGGCTGTTGACGCAGAATTTCATCGGGCAGAAGCTCGTCAAGTGGTGGGAGCTGCTGGTCGCGCACATCCCGGTCGTCGGTCCGCTTTACACGAGCGTCAAACAGGTCTCCGACACGCTGCTGTCGAGCAGCGGTAACGCGTTCCGTAAGGCGCTGCTGATCGAATACCCGCGCCGCGGGTCCTATACGATCGCGTTTCTGACCGGTATTCCGGGCGGCGACGTGGTCAATCACCTGAAAGAAGACTACGTTAGCGTCTACGTGCCGACTACGCCGAACCCCACGTCCGGCTTCTTCCTGATGGTGCCGAAAAGCGAAGTGATCGAGCTCGACATGACGGTCGACGCTGCGCTCAAGTACATCGTCTCGATGGGTGTCGTGGCGCCGGCCTCGCCGACGCCGGCGCCGGTGCGCCGCACCACCGTCGAGCCTCCGCTGTAA
- the aspS gene encoding aspartate--tRNA ligase — MSMRSEYCGLVTEELLGQSVSLCGWVSRRRDHGGVIFIDLRDREGLVQVVCDPDRADMFKVAEGVRNEFCVQIKGLVRNRPEGTTNAALKSGKIEVLCHELIVLNASVTPPFQLDDDNLSETTRLTHRVLDLRRPQMQHNLRLRYRVAIEVRKYLDEQGFIDIETPMLTKSTPEGARDYLVPSRTNPGQFFALPQSPQLFKQLLMVANFDRYYQITKCFRDEDLRADRQPEFTQIDCETSFLSEQEIRDLFEAMIRHVFKTTIGVALDDKFPVMEYAEAMRRFGSDKPDLRVKLEFTELTDAMRDVDFKVFSTPANTKDGRVAALRVPKGGELSRGDIDSYTEFVRIYGAKGLAWIKVNEAAKGRDGLQSPIVKNLHDEALKAIIERTGAQDGDIIFFAADRAKVVNDSLGALRLKIGHSEFGKANGLVQSGWKPLWVVDFPMFEYDEEDNRYVAAHHPFTSPKDEHLEFLETDPARCLAKAYDMVLNGWEIGGGSVRIHREEVQSKVFRALNINAEEAQAKFGFLLDALQYGAPPHGGIAFGLDRIVTMMAGADSIRDVIAFPKTQRAQDLLTQAPSEVDERQLRELHIRLRSPEPKV, encoded by the coding sequence ATGTCGATGAGATCTGAATACTGCGGTCTGGTGACCGAAGAACTGCTGGGCCAATCCGTCTCGCTGTGCGGCTGGGTAAGCCGCCGCCGCGACCATGGCGGCGTCATCTTCATCGACCTGCGCGATCGCGAAGGGCTCGTTCAGGTCGTCTGCGACCCGGATCGCGCGGACATGTTCAAGGTCGCCGAAGGCGTGCGCAACGAGTTCTGCGTGCAGATCAAGGGTCTCGTGCGCAACCGTCCGGAAGGCACGACCAATGCCGCGCTCAAGAGCGGCAAGATCGAAGTGTTGTGCCACGAGCTGATCGTGCTGAATGCGTCGGTTACGCCGCCGTTCCAGCTCGACGACGACAACCTGTCGGAAACCACCCGCCTCACGCATCGCGTGCTCGATCTGCGCCGTCCGCAGATGCAGCACAACCTGCGCTTGCGCTACCGCGTCGCGATCGAAGTGCGTAAGTACCTCGACGAGCAGGGCTTCATCGACATCGAAACGCCGATGCTGACGAAGAGCACACCGGAAGGCGCGCGCGACTACCTCGTGCCGTCGCGTACCAATCCGGGCCAGTTCTTCGCGCTGCCGCAGTCGCCGCAGCTGTTCAAGCAGCTGCTGATGGTCGCGAACTTCGATCGTTACTACCAGATCACCAAGTGCTTCCGCGACGAAGACCTGCGCGCCGACCGTCAGCCGGAATTCACGCAGATCGATTGCGAAACCTCGTTCCTGTCGGAACAGGAAATCCGCGATCTGTTCGAAGCGATGATCCGTCACGTGTTCAAGACGACGATCGGCGTCGCGCTCGACGACAAATTCCCGGTGATGGAATACGCGGAAGCGATGCGCCGCTTCGGTTCGGACAAGCCGGACCTGCGCGTGAAGCTCGAATTCACTGAGCTGACCGACGCGATGCGCGACGTCGACTTCAAGGTGTTCAGCACGCCGGCCAACACGAAGGACGGCCGCGTCGCGGCGCTGCGCGTACCGAAGGGCGGCGAGCTGTCGCGTGGCGATATCGACAGCTACACGGAATTCGTGCGTATCTACGGCGCGAAGGGTCTTGCGTGGATCAAGGTCAACGAAGCAGCGAAGGGCCGTGATGGTCTGCAAAGCCCGATCGTCAAGAACCTGCACGACGAAGCGCTGAAGGCGATCATCGAGCGCACCGGCGCGCAAGACGGCGACATCATCTTCTTCGCGGCGGATCGCGCGAAGGTCGTCAACGACAGCCTCGGCGCGCTGCGTCTGAAGATCGGTCATTCGGAATTCGGTAAGGCCAACGGTCTGGTCCAGTCCGGCTGGAAGCCGTTGTGGGTCGTCGACTTCCCGATGTTCGAATACGACGAGGAAGATAACCGCTACGTCGCCGCGCACCATCCGTTCACGAGCCCGAAGGACGAGCATCTCGAGTTCCTCGAAACGGATCCGGCGCGCTGCCTCGCGAAGGCGTACGACATGGTGCTGAACGGCTGGGAAATCGGCGGCGGCTCGGTGCGTATCCATCGCGAAGAAGTGCAGAGCAAGGTGTTCCGTGCGCTGAACATCAACGCCGAAGAAGCTCAGGCCAAGTTCGGCTTCCTGCTCGACGCGCTGCAATACGGCGCGCCGCCGCACGGCGGTATCGCGTTCGGTCTGGACCGCATCGTCACGATGATGGCCGGTGCCGATTCGATCCGCGACGTGATCGCGTTCCCGAAGACGCAACGTGCGCAGGATCTGCTTACGCAAGCGCCGAGCGAAGTCGACGAGCGTCAGCTGCGCGAACTGCACATCCGTCTGCGTTCGCCGGAACCGAAGGTGTAA
- the nudB gene encoding dihydroneopterin triphosphate diphosphatase, translated as MPKPPKIPQSVLVVIHTPALDVLLLERADHAGFWQSVTGSKDRLDEPLVDTAVREVGEETGIVIGGASVPQSALFDWRYSIEYEIYPEFRHRYEAGVIHNTEHWFSLQVPERIDVAIAPREHTAFLWLPYEEAASRCFSSSNADAILQLPRRLGARAASAPSEFQPDPRTGPRAGERGQ; from the coding sequence ATGCCGAAACCGCCGAAAATTCCGCAGTCCGTCCTCGTCGTCATCCACACGCCCGCGCTCGACGTGCTGTTGCTTGAGCGCGCCGATCATGCCGGCTTCTGGCAGTCGGTGACCGGCTCGAAGGACCGGCTCGACGAACCGCTCGTCGACACGGCAGTGCGCGAAGTCGGCGAGGAAACCGGCATCGTGATCGGCGGTGCGTCGGTGCCGCAAAGCGCGCTGTTCGACTGGCGCTATTCGATCGAATACGAGATCTACCCGGAATTCCGCCATCGCTATGAAGCCGGCGTGATCCACAACACCGAGCACTGGTTCAGCCTGCAGGTCCCCGAGCGGATCGACGTGGCAATCGCGCCGCGCGAACACACCGCGTTTCTATGGCTGCCGTATGAAGAGGCGGCATCGCGCTGTTTTTCGTCGTCGAATGCGGATGCGATCCTGCAGTTGCCACGCCGGCTCGGCGCGCGCGCGGCCAGCGCGCCGTCCGAGTTTCAACCCGATCCACGGACCGGCCCGCGAGCCGGGGAGCGTGGCCAGTGA